The proteins below come from a single Papaver somniferum cultivar HN1 chromosome 11, ASM357369v1, whole genome shotgun sequence genomic window:
- the LOC113324211 gene encoding uncharacterized protein LOC113324211, protein MLKDKEEWIKGETFDIQIKDREGLLPDTFRCCTDAITTSTAITLPTRLLTFSDQVLLYWFDGDCLVFYNLQTKHLKVVKGAPATLGIQDDDNMYCTYMDYQLHAQVENFQSLKTFIPVEKSFKFKGFADICQFITKKKLEAGTLITGREKLTYKSTSVTCQVLDHFTLIICLNESNLSVLFFGMSYRSVLRMIRTVASSEGILNSCNVNGVKVIQLLCFGCDS, encoded by the exons ATGTTAAAAGACAAGGAAGAATGGATCAAGGGGGAGACATTCGATATTCAAATTAAGGATCGGGAAGGTTTGCTGCCGGATACCTTCCGTTGTTGCACTGACGCTATTACTACTTCTACTGCCATCACCCTTCCTACACGCCTATTGACTTTTTCCGATCAGGTGCTATTGTATTGGTTTGACGGGGACTGTCTTGTGTTCTACAATTTGCAAACAAAACATCTCAAGGTGGTAAAGGGCGCCCCAGCAACCCTTgggattcaagatgatgataaTATGTACTGCACATACATGGATTATCAGCTGCACGCTCAAGTGGAGAACTTCCAGTCTCTGAAAACCTTCATTCCTGTAGAAAAATcttttaaatttaaaggttttgcTGATATTTGCCAGTTCATTACAAAAAAGAAGCTTGAAGCAGGTACCCTGATCACCGGAAGAGAGAAGTTAACTTATAAGTCAACCTCAGTAACTTGTCAG GTTTTGGATCATTTCACATTGATTATTTGTTTGAATGAGAGCAATCTCAGTGTTCTGTTTTTTGGGATGTCGTATAGAAGCGTCTTGAGGATGATAAGAACAGTTGCAag TTCTGAAGGGATCTTGAATTCCTGTAATGTTAATGGTGTTAAGGTAATCCAGCTTCTCTGCTTTGGATGTGATTCTTGA